CCGACCTGTTCGAAACCGACTGCGAAGTCGTGTGGATCCCCACCGGAACCGCGGCGAACAGCATCATCCTCGCCCATTTCGTGCGCCCGTGGCAGGGTATCCTCTGTTACCAGGAAGCGCATATCGAGGTCGACGAATGCGGCGCGCCGACCTTCTATTCGGGCGGCGCCAAGCTGATGACCTTGCCCGGCCGCGGGGCCAAGATCGATGCCCAGGCGCTGAAGACAAGAATCGCCGGAATCCGGAAGGATGTGCATCAGGTCCAGCCCGCGGCGATCAGCATCACCAACGCGACCGAATATGGCCTGTCGTGGCGCGCGGGCGAAGTCGGCGAGATCAGCGAGATCGCCAAGGGCGCGGGCATGAAGCTTCACATGGACGGCGCGCGCTTTGCCAATGCCGTTGCGTTTCTGGGTTGTTCGCCCGCCGATGTGACCTGGCGCGCGGGGGTCGACGCGTTGTCGTTCGGCTTCACCAAAAATGGTGCGATGATGGCCGAAGCGATCGTCTTTTTCGGCGGCAGCGGCGGACCGGGCGTGCGCGAACTCAAGAAACGCGGCGGCCATTTGCTCAGCAAGGGGCGCTTCGTTGCGGCGCAAATCCGCGCGATGCTGGCGAACGACCTGTGGCTCACCAACGCGCGTGCCGCCAACGCCGGTGCCGCCAAGCTGGCGGCGGCATGCGGCGGCAGGCTGATGTATCCGGTCGAGGCGAACGAGCTGTTCGTCCGCCTGACGGTCGAGGAAGCCGCGAAACTGCGCGCTGCCGGGTTCGATTTCTATGACTGGGGCGAAGGCGCGGCGCGCCTTGTCGTCAGTTGGGATCAGGACGCCGAGGCGGTCGCGCCGCTGGCGGCCGCGATCGGCGCGCTGTGAGCAGCGAGCAGCCGACGCTGCTCAGCCCAAGGGTGCTGCTGCCCTTCATGCTGGTGACGTTGATCTGGGGGTCGACCTGGATCGTCATCACGGGACAACTCGGCGTCGTGCCGCCTAGCTGGTCGGTGACCTATCGCTTTGCGGTTGCGGCGATCGCGATGTTCGCTTTTGCCATCATACGGCGGGAGCGGTTGTGGCTTGAGCCGGGGGCGATGGCCTTTGCTGTGGCGCTCGGTGTCGCGCAATTCACCTTCAACTTCAATTTCGTCTACCGCGCCGAGCAGCATATCACCTCGGGCCTGGTGGCCGTGCTTTTCGCGCTGCTGATCGTCCCCAACACATTGCTTGGCCGCGCCTTCCTCAAGACGCCGCTCGAGGGGCGTTTCCTTGCCGGCGCGGGCATCGCGATCATCGGCGTCGGGCTGATGATCCTCCACGAATATCGCGCCGCGGCATTGGATGCGGGTGAGGTGCTGCTGGGCACCATGCTGACTCTCGCCGGCGTGATGAGCGCGTCGACCGCCAATGTCATGCAGGGAACGCGCATCGCACGCGCGCAGTCGATGGTGGTAATGATTGCGTGGGCAATGCTTTTCGGGGCGCTCGCCGACGGCAGTTACGCGTGGATCACGACCGGACCGCCGACGATCGAGCCGACCGCGACCTACATCGGCGGTGTGCTCTATCTTGGCGTGATCGCCAGCGCCGTGACCTTCCCGCTTTATTTCAACATCATCCGTGCCGTCGGGCCGGGGCAGGCGGCGTGGTCCAGCGTCCTGATCCCGATCATCGCGATGGGCTTTTCGACCGCTTTCGAGGGCTATCGCTGGGCGACGCTGTCGATTGCGGGCGGTATCGTCGCGCTGATCGGGCTGGTGATCGCGGTCGCGAAACGGCCCGAACGACCGTCGGTCAGCGGCAATATGGTGTCGGTACCGGTCGATCCCGAAAGCTAGTTGCCATTGCTGTATTGTTTGGATAGTACAGCGGTATGAAATATCTCCTCGGCGCAGTCGCCCTCCTCTCCACTCTCTCTGCGGCACCGGCCTTTGCACAGACGGCCTGCACACCCGGCACCTATGCCGCGCCCGACGGCGACTTCGTCGTGATGGTGAAGTCGCCGGCGGTGGCGGCGCCGGGGCTGCGTTACTTGTTTCGCGACGGCCGCCGCGGCGCGACGAGCGACGCCGGCGTTCCGCTGACGTGCGGTGCCAAGGATGTGACGGTGAACGGCAAGTCGTGGACGCCGATCGCCTTCCGGGAGACGCCCGCGACCTTTGATAGCGTCGGCACGAAAATGAACGGCGTGCTGATCGAGCCGCCGGGTGCGCCCGACGTCAAGCGGCCGCTTGTCGTGATGGTGCATGGGTCCGAACGCACTTCGCCGATCGGGGGCGTCTATGGCTATGCGATGGCGGCGCAGGGGATTTCGGTCTTCCTGTACGACAAGCGCGGCACCGGCGGTTCCGAGGGCGAATATACCCAGAATTTCGAGCTGCTCGCCGAGGATGCGGCAAGGGCGCTCGACCATGCACGCGGCATGGCGACGGCGCGCTTTGGACGCGCAGGCTTTTTCGGCGGCAGCCAGGGCGGCTGGGTCGCACCGCTCGCCGCGACGCGGACAAAGGCCGATTTCGTCGCCATCGGTTTCGGCCTTGTCGCCTCGCCGATCGAGGAAGATCGCGAGCAGATGGTATCGGAAGTTCGCGCGGCGGGGCTGGGCAAGGATGCCGAAGCACTGGTCAGCCGCCTGTCGCAAGCGACCGCAGGCTTGCTGCTGTCCGATTTCCGCTCAGGCTATGACGCGCTCGACGCCGTGCGCGCCGAGATGAGCGACAAACCGTGGGCGACGAAGGTCGAAGGCGAATATAGCGGCGCCATCGCGCGCATGCCGAACGACGAACTCAAGCGGATCGGCCGCGCGCGCGTCGACAATCTGGAACTCATCTGGGACTATGACGCCGTCGCGGCGCTCCGAAAGCTCGATACGCCGCTGCTCTGGGTGCTCGCGGGCGAGGATCGCGAAGCGCCGATCGAAACGACGCGCGGCGCGCTGCTCGGGCTGGCGAAAGCGGGTAAGCCGGTCGATGTCTACCTGTTCCCCGACACCGACCATGGCATGTTCGAATTCACCACGAACGCCGACGGATCGCGCGACGTCACGCGCATCACCAACGGCTATCTGAAATTGCTCGGCGACTGGATCAAGGGCGACGCGCGCGGCGCCTATGGTCGCGCCGAACGCCTTACCCGGCGCTGATCCGCTCGATATCGGCGCCGACCGCCTGCAGCTTTTCCTCCAGCCGCTCGTAACCGCGGTCGAGGTGATAGACGCGGTTGACCTCGGTCGTGCCCTGCGCAGCGAGGCCGGCGATGATCAGGCTCATCGAAGCGCGGAGGTCGGTCGCCATCACCGGCGCGCCGACCAGATGGTCGACGCCGCGCACCACAGCGCTGCGGCCGCGCACGTCGATGTCGCAGCCCATGCGCGCGAGTTCGGGGACATGCATGTAGCGGTTTTCGAAGATCGTCTCGGTGAACAGCGACGCGCCCTTGCCGAGCGTTGCCATCGCCATGAACTGCGCCTGCATGTCGGTCGCGAAGCCTGGATAGGGCGCGGTCGACAGCGTGACGGGTTCGGCGCGGCCCGACATGGCAACGCGAATGCCACCCTTGGTCTCTTCGACCGTCGCGCCCGCCTGTCGTAGCGCGGCGAGCGTCGCTTCCATCTCGTCGGCCTTGGCGCCGACCAGTTCGACATCGCCTTCGGTAATGACGGCAGCGCAGGCATAGCTACCCGCCTCGATGCGATCGGCCATCACGCGATAGGTCGCGCCGTGCAGCCGGTCGACGCCCTCGATCGTCAGGGTTTCGGTGCCGATACCCTCGATATGCGCGCCCATCGCGACGAGGCAGTTGCAGAGGTCGACGATCTCTGGCTCGCGCGCCGCATTTTCCAGCACGCATGTGCCCTTGGCGAGCACCGCGGCCATCAGCGCATTTTCAGTCGCGCCGACCGAAACGACGGGGAAGGTAAATTTGCCGCCGGGCAAGCGTCCGCGTCCGGGCGCACTCGCCTTTACATAGCCTGACGCGAGTTCGATCTCGGCGCCAAAGGCTTCGAGCGCCTTCAGGTGCAGGTCGATCGGGCGGTTACCGATCGCGCAGCCGCCGGGCAGCGACACCGTCGCCTCGCCAGCGCGAGCGAGCAGCGGTCCAAGCACGAGGATCGATGCGCGCATCTTGCGCACAATGTCATAGGGCGCGACGGTCGAGGTCAGCGTCGTCGTGCGCGCGGTCATCACGCGGCCGAAATCCTCGGGCCGCGATCCTTCGATCGTCGTCGAGCAGCCGAGCTGGTTGAGCAGGTGGCCGAACCCGTCGACATCGGCGAGCCGCGGCAGGTTGCGCAGCGTCAACGGCTCGTCGGTGAGCAGCGCGCAGGGCAGCAGCGTGAGCGCCGCATTCTTGGCGCCGGAGATGGGGATACGGCCCTTGAGTCGCTGGCCGCCGCGAATGACGATCTGATCCATCGGCTGTCTTTAGCGCATGCGCGGGACCGCGCAAGCGGACTAGCTATGTGGAACGATAGCCGGCGTCGCCATCGAACTGTTCCTGTGCCTCGCGCTGCCCCTTGCCCATGAAAATATAGCCGACGATCGACAGGACCAGCAATGCGGCGCCGAGCAATGGGACGCCGCCGCGCACCGCGATCGTGAAGATGATCCATATGATATTGAAGATGCCGAGGATCAGGAAAATCTTCTGATTGTTGCCGGCAAAACCATAAACGTCGCGGCCACCCGTGGTGCGGACGCCATGGACGCCCTTCAGGTCGAACGCGTTGTAGAGATAGAAACGGCCGCTTGCGCCGGGTACCAGTTCGGCCGCGACATTGTCCTTTACGACGGCATTGCGGATCGTACGGGTGCCGACGCCATCCTGTTGGAAGGTAATGCTGCGAAAGATCGTCGCGCCACCCTTGGCGCGCCTGAGGTCGGCAGCTTCGATGCGGCCGTCGATGATCGAGGTAGGCATGATTGGATCCCCTGCTGTGGTGCGACCCGGGGAAGGAATAGAATAGTCGATGTGGTGAAATAAGGGAAGCCGCGCGCATGGTCAGGTTGTTGCTGGCGGCGCTCGGCTTTCTTCATGGCGTTGGCGGTGAAAATATGAAACTATTCGCGCCGATAGTGGGGTCGAACAAGCACAGCGTAAACGGAAAGCGGCTTTTCACAGGGGAGTTAAGATCATGCGGAACAATGTCGTCACGATCGTCACCACAGCCACCTTTATTGCCAGCCAGCTTGCCGTTCCTGCGATGCCGCAGGCGACGACGCTGCCGTACCCGCCGCCCGGCGGACCGCAGATCCAGCCACCGCGCCCCGGCTATGGCGATGGTTATGCGGGGACGATCCGCTGCGAATCGCGGAACAATCAGATGCAGCGTTGCAATGTCCGCACCAGCAATCGTGTCGACCTGCAGCGCGTCATCGGCGGACGTTGTTCGAAGGGCCGCGATTGGGGGTTCACCGCCAACCAGATATGGGTGTCGGGTGGCTGCCGCGCCGAATTCGCTTATGGCTATGCCAATGACGGCGGCTATCCGACGCCGCTTCCGCAACCTGTCGAAGATTATGCAGGCACGATAAACTGCGAATCGTGGAACTATAGCTATCAACAGTGCAACGTCCGCACGAATGATCGCGTCGAACTCACGCGCAAGATTGCGGGCAAGTGCAATGCCGGGCGCCAATGGGGTTACACCAGCGACTATATCTGGGTCGACAAGGGGTGCCGCGCCGAATTCGGCTATGGCTATCGCAATGTCCGCCCGCCCGAGAAGGATAAGGACAAGGGACCGAGCACGGGGCTGATCATCGGTGGTATCGTCGTGGCGGGCGGGCTGCTTGCGCTGCTTGCGAGCCAGAAAAAGAAGAAGGCCGACGGCGCGGCCGAGGAAAGCGCGACGACGCATCCGGCGAAGGGGCCGGCGACGCTCAGCGCCAATCTCAATAGCCTGCCCAGCGCATCGCGGCCTTCGGTGCTCAACTGCATGAACGATGCGGCCCGCCAGATCGGCATCACGGGCGGCACCCGGCTGTCGTACGACAAGCTGATCTCGCTCGAGCAGGGCAATGGCGGCTGGCGCATCCGCGCGGCGATGACCGCGACCTATCCTGACGGCGCGAAGCAGATCGAAATGTATTGCCGCGCGACGCCGACCGACATCATCCAACTCGACTTTACCTAGACAGGGGAGGGGCGTCCGCTATTCGGGTGGCGAATTTCGAGTAAAGCGGAGCGCAGCGGAATGATGAAGGAAGGCGGTCCGGCCGCGGCGCTATGGTCGCGGGCTTACCCGCTGCTGACGGTGACCGCGCTTTGCTGGGCCGGAAATTCGATCGTCGGGCGTGCGGCACGCGATCTGGTGCCGCCCGCCGCCTTGTCCTTCTGGCGCTGGACTTTCGCGCTCGCCTTGCTGCTTCCGCTTGCCTGGCCGCACCTCAAACGCGACTGGCCGGTGCTGCGCGCGAATTGGCAGATCGTGGCGCTGCTTGGCGCATTGGCGATCGGGTCGTTCAACATCCTGCTCTACACGGGCCTGCAAAGCACGACGGCGCTTAATTCGATGCTGATTCAATCGGCGTTGCCGGCGCTCGTGCTGGTCGTCGGCGCGCTGGTGATGGGCGACCGCACAACCCCGCGTCAGATCGCGGGCGTTCTGATTTCGCTTACCGGCGTGCTGGCGATCATCGCGCGCGGTGACGCGGCGATGCTGTGGGGGTTGCAGCTCAATATCGGCGACGCGATCATCGGCGGTGCGGTGCTGCTCTGGGCACTCTATTCGGTGCTGCTCCGCCGCCGGCCTGCTGTCCATCCTCTGAGTTTTCTCGCCGCATCGATGGCGGTCGGTATCGCGGTGATCGCACCCTTTTACGCGCATGAGCTGTGGTCGGGACGGCTGATCGTGCCGGCGACCGGCAGCGCGCTCGCCATCGCCTATGTCTCGATCTTTCCCTCGTTTCTCGCCTATCTTTTCTTCAATCGCGGGGTCGAGTTGATCGGTTCGGCGGCGACGGGGCAATATATGAA
This sequence is a window from Sphingopyxis sp. USTB-05. Protein-coding genes within it:
- a CDS encoding low specificity L-threonine aldolase; the encoded protein is MTATRFFSDNAATVHPVVMEALAAANHVDTAYDGDALSQSLDAAFSDLFETDCEVVWIPTGTAANSIILAHFVRPWQGILCYQEAHIEVDECGAPTFYSGGAKLMTLPGRGAKIDAQALKTRIAGIRKDVHQVQPAAISITNATEYGLSWRAGEVGEISEIAKGAGMKLHMDGARFANAVAFLGCSPADVTWRAGVDALSFGFTKNGAMMAEAIVFFGGSGGPGVRELKKRGGHLLSKGRFVAAQIRAMLANDLWLTNARAANAGAAKLAAACGGRLMYPVEANELFVRLTVEEAAKLRAAGFDFYDWGEGAARLVVSWDQDAEAVAPLAAAIGAL
- a CDS encoding DMT family transporter, giving the protein MSSEQPTLLSPRVLLPFMLVTLIWGSTWIVITGQLGVVPPSWSVTYRFAVAAIAMFAFAIIRRERLWLEPGAMAFAVALGVAQFTFNFNFVYRAEQHITSGLVAVLFALLIVPNTLLGRAFLKTPLEGRFLAGAGIAIIGVGLMILHEYRAAALDAGEVLLGTMLTLAGVMSASTANVMQGTRIARAQSMVVMIAWAMLFGALADGSYAWITTGPPTIEPTATYIGGVLYLGVIASAVTFPLYFNIIRAVGPGQAAWSSVLIPIIAMGFSTAFEGYRWATLSIAGGIVALIGLVIAVAKRPERPSVSGNMVSVPVDPES
- a CDS encoding S9 family peptidase is translated as MKYLLGAVALLSTLSAAPAFAQTACTPGTYAAPDGDFVVMVKSPAVAAPGLRYLFRDGRRGATSDAGVPLTCGAKDVTVNGKSWTPIAFRETPATFDSVGTKMNGVLIEPPGAPDVKRPLVVMVHGSERTSPIGGVYGYAMAAQGISVFLYDKRGTGGSEGEYTQNFELLAEDAARALDHARGMATARFGRAGFFGGSQGGWVAPLAATRTKADFVAIGFGLVASPIEEDREQMVSEVRAAGLGKDAEALVSRLSQATAGLLLSDFRSGYDALDAVRAEMSDKPWATKVEGEYSGAIARMPNDELKRIGRARVDNLELIWDYDAVAALRKLDTPLLWVLAGEDREAPIETTRGALLGLAKAGKPVDVYLFPDTDHGMFEFTTNADGSRDVTRITNGYLKLLGDWIKGDARGAYGRAERLTRR
- the murA gene encoding UDP-N-acetylglucosamine 1-carboxyvinyltransferase, which produces MDQIVIRGGQRLKGRIPISGAKNAALTLLPCALLTDEPLTLRNLPRLADVDGFGHLLNQLGCSTTIEGSRPEDFGRVMTARTTTLTSTVAPYDIVRKMRASILVLGPLLARAGEATVSLPGGCAIGNRPIDLHLKALEAFGAEIELASGYVKASAPGRGRLPGGKFTFPVVSVGATENALMAAVLAKGTCVLENAAREPEIVDLCNCLVAMGAHIEGIGTETLTIEGVDRLHGATYRVMADRIEAGSYACAAVITEGDVELVGAKADEMEATLAALRQAGATVEETKGGIRVAMSGRAEPVTLSTAPYPGFATDMQAQFMAMATLGKGASLFTETIFENRYMHVPELARMGCDIDVRGRSAVVRGVDHLVGAPVMATDLRASMSLIIAGLAAQGTTEVNRVYHLDRGYERLEEKLQAVGADIERISAG
- a CDS encoding DUF3011 domain-containing protein — its product is MRNNVVTIVTTATFIASQLAVPAMPQATTLPYPPPGGPQIQPPRPGYGDGYAGTIRCESRNNQMQRCNVRTSNRVDLQRVIGGRCSKGRDWGFTANQIWVSGGCRAEFAYGYANDGGYPTPLPQPVEDYAGTINCESWNYSYQQCNVRTNDRVELTRKIAGKCNAGRQWGYTSDYIWVDKGCRAEFGYGYRNVRPPEKDKDKGPSTGLIIGGIVVAGGLLALLASQKKKKADGAAEESATTHPAKGPATLSANLNSLPSASRPSVLNCMNDAARQIGITGGTRLSYDKLISLEQGNGGWRIRAAMTATYPDGAKQIEMYCRATPTDIIQLDFT
- a CDS encoding DMT family transporter: MMKEGGPAAALWSRAYPLLTVTALCWAGNSIVGRAARDLVPPAALSFWRWTFALALLLPLAWPHLKRDWPVLRANWQIVALLGALAIGSFNILLYTGLQSTTALNSMLIQSALPALVLVVGALVMGDRTTPRQIAGVLISLTGVLAIIARGDAAMLWGLQLNIGDAIIGGAVLLWALYSVLLRRRPAVHPLSFLAASMAVGIAVIAPFYAHELWSGRLIVPATGSALAIAYVSIFPSFLAYLFFNRGVELIGSAATGQYMNVMPLMGAGLAMLFLGEKLHLFHVAGLALIVAGILVAGRPQPAEQG